CATTTCAATTAGATAATAGATTTCCTTTTCCTTATCAATAATTTGTCTCATTAACTTTGTCATTTCAGGtagccttcatttttttttttttttccagagctaTCTGTAATTTCATCAAACCAtggaaaatagaaataatgtTACTGAATTTATTCTGCTGGGACTTTCTCAGAATAAGAAAGTCCGAATgctctgctttttatttttcttactttgTTACCTGGCTATATGGTTGGGAAATCTGGTTATTATGAATTCTATCACATGCAGCCAGCTTACTAACcagcccatgtacttcttccttagtTACCTTGCTCTCTCAGACCTTTTCTACACTTCCACTGTGATACTCAAACTAATGACTCACTTACTGACAGGAAGGAAGTTCATTTCTTATAAAAACTGCATGACACAACTTTTTACCACACACTTCTTCGGCGGTATTGAGGTTTTCATCCTCACAGGGATGGCCTATGACCGATACGTTGCCATCTGCAAACCACTGCACTACGCCATCATCATGAACAGGCAAAGATGTAACTCAATTCTCTTAGCGTCATGTGCTGGGGAGCTTCTACATTCGCTTGGTCTGTTTCTTCTTACAATTTTTTTGCCTTTCTGTGCCCCAACAAAATAGATCACTACTTCTGTGATGTCTATCCTTTGCTGAAACTAGCCTGcaccaaaacagacaaaatcgGTTTCTTAGTGATTGCCAATTCTGGCCTCATGGGAATGGTGATCTTCGTGGTTTTGATGGCATCCTATGTTATGATAATGTATAATTTGAGAGCATACTCTGCAGGGAGCCGCCACAAAGCACTTTCCACTTGCAGTTCTCACATCACTGTTGTGATTCTGTTTTTTTGTACCTGTCATCTTTCTTTATATTAGACCCACAACAACTTTACCAGAAGATAAAGTGTTTACACTTTTTTACACAATTCTCATCCCCATGCTCAACCCTCTTATCTATACACTTAGAAACACAGAGATGAAAAATACCATAAGTAAAGTGTGTTGTAATCAAATGTTTGTGGAAGGGAAGCAAATTATTTGAAGAGCACTTTGAGATGCAAATAAATATCATCTCATGACAACTCCAGACCATGTAAAAGCCAAGCCTTGAACTACAGCTCATCATCGGTGGAgttcttctttcagttcctttCCTGACGTGCTTTCCTTCTTTTAATTCTTCACTAgattgtaagctccatgaaggtagGGGTCATGTCATGTTTATTTCGCTGCTCTTTTCCTAGTAACAAGCAAACTTTCTACCATATAcaagaaactcaataaatatttattgaattaatatataaatatctTATGGAATAGCTCTTGTTCTCATACACTATTGTAATCATCTCCATGTATTAGTAATCCATTTGAACATTAAACATTACCATATTGCTGATATTTATTCCTCTTCACTTATTTTTCTGCTTCTATGTATATGTTGGCTTCTTACGGCTACGATAGTGGGCAAGAGAGGCTTCTATGTGGGTCCAATCAGCCAATGGCTAAATCAGCCAGCCCAGACACTGAAGAATCAGGAAACATAGTATTGGGTCAACGCTTTTGGAGTGATTTAGGTTTATTTACACATTCTTTTCCCAATATTACGACAGAATCTTCATATATGATAAGCTTGTTATTCATAGGATCTCTTCTTACAAGAAAAATAGCCAATTTATGTATTAAAAAGGGTCACACACCCTCCAAATTAAAACGGTCTAACTagaagtctctcttttttttttggtctaataGTTCTTCTGGTGATGTTGAAAAAGTCAGGATGGCAAAATACACTGACAGAATATACCCCTTTATATAgttaaaaatctattttaaagcCTTCTATCTCTAAACTATTTATCATGTTTCCATAACATTAATCTCTACAAAATTTTATAAGATACaaagataatacaaaatatcGAATAGTCACAATAAAAGGAATTCGAACCTCACAAATCATAAGCCAGTGAATCCCTGTCGTACAGGGTATCTCTATATAACCCTATATGACCTAGATATATGTACACACTTTATGAATATGTCTCCTTGTTAGTTTGGATGCTATTTTCAATGTAGATATGTTATAGTAAAGACACATCATATATACTTAAGATGTGAATTGAATGTGGTTTAAGTTACCTAAGGTCACAAATATTCCTcaatttgtctgtcagtttgtgatactgtgggggcttgagtgttgctgtgatgctggaagctatgccaccagtattcaaattccagcaggtCACCCACGGTCAACAGTTTTCAGCTGAGATTACAggttaagacaggctaggaagaaggatctggtgatttacttctaaaaaattagccagtgaaaaccttatgaacttgaggggaatgttgtctgatatagtgcttgaagatgagcccctcaagttgaaaggcactcaaaaaacagaatgcagaaattattgaacaatgttattagtatcacatgcaagtacaattttgctgaccatcatttaaaagcagttgcagcagtacatcaacagggaactgccagaaattaaaggtggattcagaaaaggactcagaatgagggatatcattgctgatgtccaatggatcctggctgaaagcagagaatacaagaaagatatttacctatgttttattgactacgcaaaggcatttgactgcgtggatcataacaaattatggataacatttcaaagaatgggaatttctgaacgcttaattgggctcatgaggaaactacatagaccaaaaggcagcccTTAGAAGATAACAAAGggctactgagtggtttaaagtcaggaagggtgtgtgtcagggatgtatcctttcaccatacctattcaacctgtatgctgagcaaataatccaaggagctggactatatgaagaagaacatgacaccaggtttggaggaagactcattaacaagctgtgttatgcagatgacacaaccttgcttgctgaaagtgaagaggacttgaagcatttactgatgaagatgaaggactacagccttcagtatggtttccacctcaacataaagaaaaaaaaaatcctaacaccaacaagcaacattatgacgtacagagaaaagattgaagttgtcgaggattttatttttcttggattatttacaatcaactcccatggaagcagcagtcaagaaatcaaatgacacattgcatcagggaaatctgctgcaaaagacctctttaaagtgttaaaaagcaaagatgtcactttaaaggctaaggtgctcctgatccaagccttggtgttttcagtcgcctcatatgcattccaaggctagacaatgaataaggaagacaaagaagaatctatgcctttgaattactgtgttagggaagaatatttaatacaccatggactgccaaaagaatgaacaaatctgtcttggaagaagtgcagccagaatgctccttagaagcaagaatggtgagacttcgcctcacgtactttggacattttgtcaggagcgatagatccctggagaaggacatcatgcttggtaaaatagagggtgaatgaaaaagaggaagaccctcaaagagatggattgacacagtggttgcaacaatgggctcaagagtaacaaagatcatgaggatcgtgtaggaccaggcagtgtttcctcctgttgtacacagggctgctaggagtcggaagtgactcgaagACAACTAATAGTAACAATGACAAGGTCACAAAACTATTGAATGACAAAGATGGGATTCAACTATCCAGACTGCAAGATACTTAGTCTATTAGAGGTGTCTGACAGCTGAAACTCTCAGAGGAAAGAGTAAAAAACATCTCATATCTTGTATGTACTACAGCATTGGGTGGGATATTGGGCAGGGCATAATTCCCTATACCAATTAAATCATTTCCCCTTTATGTCTTTTGCCCACTGTTTTTTCCCAATACCCATACTTATTTCTCACAAGTTCAATATGCCTAGAAAGTGACTCCAGTGTCCTGCTTGATATGTCATGGATGCTGCTACTTTGACTATTTTAACATTCAATATATAAGACCAATAAGGAAAACACACTGGCTTtgccaccaaaagaaagaaaacaagccCGTCAAAACGCAtgatatttttaagtaaaatatttttacataatttatagtaattttgttgttttgttactgagaatatacacagtagaacatacaccaattcaacaatttctacacgtacagttcagtgacactaattgccttcttcaagttgtgcaactattctcactctccttttctgagttgttgttccttcattaacataaactcactgccccctaagtttcctagctAATATTTCACGTTGATGTCGTCAAtttcatcccatatagatagatcttagaagagcacaatgctcaagacaattaaattaaaaattttaagtgaaaTATTTTATACTTATTATCTAAATTCATGttgaaaaaaatagtaaaataatatTTGACGAGATATAGAGACTACATTTTGTAATGGGGACCTATGAGCTATACTTCCTCATATAGAAATATAAGATGggcattttgtctgttttttgttgtttttctttacttGACTATTTAACTGCCTCTCTAGTTTTCAGTTTGATGTTAAAATTTTTCATCCTCCAAGTTTCAGTTTACTCATCCGTAAAATAAAGCAGATAATTAAGTCATTATTTCAAAACTAGAGTTTACGTGGCttttctttaaaaggaaatgattctCACAAACCTtttgctgactgaaataagttatAATGCTACAAGATTACTTAAACGTGTGAATATAAGGACTTTTATTTCTTATaatatgagaaaatatttttatagtataaagtaaatgaaataaaaatgttaaaatcttTAAATACTGTTTTACCAaagttaataacaaaaataataaaacaattttaaaagattCTTTTCAAAGCACAGTACTTATTTTTTCACTACAGTTATTTTACAGAAacacttccaatttttctacaacttattttttcttacataaatgatattttattgtttagACCCCacataaagttttttttcttcttatttagaATTTTCAATGAATATTGGAAAAGCATGGGCTGAGTGGAAAAAATAGTTCTTAATTTCTGATTCTCCTCTTTTGATGTGAAATGCAGAAAAAATAATAGGCCACATATCCGCAACCAAGCcctgtgcccttgagttgattctgactcattgtgaccctacagaacaaagtagaactgccacatagagtttccaacgctgTGATATTTATAGAAGTGGACGGCCACTTTTTTTGTCCcatggagtgtctggtgggtttgaaccactgacagtTTGGATAGCagacaagtacttaaccactatgccaacagtcCATACAGCCCTTCAAATGTGGGATGATAGATACCAATGGAGCTTATGTAAATTTGGAGATTCTTCATGGAACCAAAGCATTCAGGAGATAGAAATGTGGACTCTGATTATGGACAAAACCCAAAGAAAAAAGTACCAAATAAAAGTACAACAGTTGAACAAGGAAATAATAACTCAAAGTAGCAGGGAATAATGTAAATAAGAAATACAGATCAATAAAGAAAGACCAAGGTCTTTTAAAGTAAATTATAATATTAATGAACTGATATCAGTGCCTATGCTTATGTTTCTTACCGTCATTTCTTGCTTTAACAAACTTAAGATGGAGCAAACTCACTTGGATAGGGTGTGGAATGAGGAGTAGATGTGCCTTCCAGATCATTTGCCTTCCAACCAAAAATGGATTCTGGCACCAACTTTCCTCATCGCAGTCTTCATCTCCATGTTTCTCAAAGTGTAGATCAGAGGGTTGAACATGGGGGCAATGATGGTGTAGAAAAGAGCAAACACTTTATCTTCTGGAAAAGTTATAGCTGGTCTAATGTAAATGTATAGGATAGGcacaaagaaaagaaccacaacTGTTATGTGGGAACTGCAAGTAGAAAGAGCTTTGTTGCGGCTTTTGGCAGGGTAAACCCTGACGGTGTGTAATATCAAGAAGTAAGACAGCATCAAGACAACAAAATTCACCAAACTAATTATGCCTGAATTGGCAACAACCAGGATCCCGAAGATGTACGTGTCTGTGCAGGCCAGTTTTATCAAAGGATAGACATCGCAGAAGTAGTGATCTATctcattggggccacagaaaggTAAGTTGATAGTGAGGAGACACTGCACAAAGGCATGCAGAAATGCCCCAGTACAGCAAGCAAAGACCAATACATAACACTTCCTTCTGCTCATGATGACAGTGTAGTGCAAGGGCTTGCAGATAGCCAagtagcggtcataggccatcactgtgAGGATGAAAATTCCTATCCCCGAACAGAAGTGCATAGCAAAAAGCTGTGCCATGCAGCTAGCGTAAGAAATCGTGTTTGTTTCTTCCAGTAAATCAGTGAGAAGCTTGGGTGTCACTGTTGAGGTATAACACAGGTCTGAGAAAGCAAGGtatttaagaaagaaatacatGGGTTGGTCTATTAGCTGACTGTATGTAATGAAAATGATTATGAGCAAGTTTCCCGTCCAAATAGCTATGCAACAAAGTAAGAATAATAGAAAGCAGAAAGTTTTAATTGTCTTGTTCTGGGAAAGTCCCAAAAGAATAAATTCTGTGACATTATTGATATTTTCCATGGTCTGATGCAGTTAATTCTCAGAAGGTATAACTGGGAAAAAAAGCTACAAGTTAGCATCAGAAAAATTAATTAAGCATGTGTGAATCAGAGTGAGCATTGCAGAAACAAATTTAGTTAATTGATCAGCTATCCTATAACATACACACATTTACCATTCTGATCAGGCTATTTTTGAGAGTGAGAAGGAGAGATAATAATAGTTATAACAGCTCAAGTTACAAGTTAAGAAGTACAGTCACCTTATGGATGGGATGCAAAAGTGAGCTTACAGAAGATGCATTTCTTGTCCTGTAGTAGCTCATCCTGTTCATAGGTTGAAAGAGGACCAGAATGAAGTGTTCAAGTGTAGGTTCAAATCccgtctttatttaaaattttgatattccGTTTATTGTGCACTTTTGcattattgaaaaaaatatttcaatgaaatattatttatcttgattatCAAGTTGTTTATATCCAAGGTATGTACCTCATTGATTCATGCTAACCTGTGTTAAGAGCTAAATATATGTTAACAACGTTATGAAGAGCAATAAAAATGTTACAATGGCATTGGAAGCCTAAGTGGCCGTGATAGTTCTTCTAGTCTTGGAATTATTGTAGGAATTTTTAGGTTAGTGCCAGCTACTACCTATGGTTTCTCGCCCAAAAAGTCAAAGCAGAGATGTATTTTTCTCAACATCTTCTATGCTCTCTCCTGTTACTAGTACCAATTATTTATTGAAGTaagcctttctttttctcttacaaTTAACCTATTCTCTCCCCCACTCATTAAGCTTATTCCACATTGGTGCTCAGGAGACTCTGACATTAAGTTGTCTAAACCCATAGCATTTCATGCTCTTAACTACCCACTGTACGCTTCTCCCACAAAGAGTAACGAAGGAGAAAGGGAGTAATGTATCTCCATTTTAGTGCACCCCTTAATTTCTTTGACTTGTGCTTCTTCTTCTCTATAGCTGTCTTTTCTCCTTTACCTAAAATGCAAGTTACTCACTTCATTAATCTATCAACTCCTTTGATTTCTCCTCTAATAAGAGCCAGATATGACGATGAATACTTTTATTATTTCCATCATGAAATTCTCAATattatactaaaaaaattttgctttattttaacaTCTGACCAGGGATAGTACACGAATCATtcaattcattttacttggaaaacgagaagttattttttaaatgtttgcaaACGCTTGAAGGAAGGGGGACAAACATTTCAAAAGGATTAAAATCAGTATATTTACAGAGAAAAATGTAATTTATATTACCtagatatacatacatgtatgtataataTGCAAACTTAACTTTCTTCTGTTTGGATAAAATACTTACTTCATATAGGTTGGTCACATTTTCACTTAGCAGGTGAATAGCTCATGAATAAATTTGTTTAGCTCTGAGTCAAAGGCAATATTTAGAGCTTACAATGCAGTCAGAATAAATGCTTACCATCTATGCTATCCTTGCTAAAGATTAATAAATTTCAGCATCCAATCAGTGTCTGTTGGTCCTGGGTGTAGTCCTTCACTACATTCCCTGAAGAGAGGAATAGTCTCTCCCGATTTCTGTGACTAATAGGAAATAAAAGTCGTCATCAACATTTACATTGAAAAtgctttttatctttatttttttatatccaaAAGTTGTATCCACTGTGGTCTCAGGGGTGGAAATTACAAATAAGTTTGGTAATTAATTTCCCTATGGAATTTAAAGTGCATTAACTGAGATATAATTATCCCATTGCACACTCTCACTATTTTTATTGACTTTTATCTATCAGATCCCGTTGTCCTTACAGGTCAAGTGTGGTTCAGTAGGCTCTAACTTCTACATACTTCCTGATTGTACTTCTGGAGATGTCCTGTGGGTGCCTGCTGTATCCCAAGCTGCTGTCAGACCAGCCCAAGGACATCAGCAAGAGTTTCCTGCTGAGATCTACCAAAAAAATGTTGGCCAAATGTGCCACTGAAAATGGTTTCATGACTCTCAAGTTCCAAACACACAGGTATGTCAGGGTTAATAATTCTTTATACCTTGTATATTCTGATCACAATCCAAT
The window above is part of the Loxodonta africana isolate mLoxAfr1 chromosome 22, mLoxAfr1.hap2, whole genome shotgun sequence genome. Proteins encoded here:
- the LOC100674974 gene encoding olfactory receptor 4P4-like, whose amino-acid sequence is MENINNVTEFILLGLSQNKTIKTFCFLLFLLCCIAIWTGNLLIIIFITYSQLIDQPMYFFLKYLAFSDLCYTSTVTPKLLTDLLEETNTISYASCMAQLFAMHFCSGIGIFILTVMAYDRYLAICKPLHYTVIMSRRKCYVLVFACCTGAFLHAFVQCLLTINLPFCGPNEIDHYFCDVYPLIKLACTDTYIFGILVVANSGIISLVNFVVLMLSYFLILHTVRVYPAKSRNKALSTCSSHITVVVLFFVPILYIYIRPAITFPEDKVFALFYTIIAPMFNPLIYTLRNMEMKTAMRKVGARIHFWLEGK